From a region of the Flavobacterium branchiarum genome:
- a CDS encoding PstS family phosphate ABC transporter substrate-binding protein, whose product MLKNSKILLLVMFGFLFVTCNQKEKGKDEKETILKGSMDIAVDETLVPIVEDQVAVFEGTYDAKITIKPKSEAEVINDLLNQKASVAFTARDLTKEERDVFNKKKIVPKVSPVAIDAIAFISNKGNNDTLIALKTVINFMQGKPESNIKGLVFDNPNSSTLRYLKSLAEIKDIPKEGVFSFKTNEEVIKFVSENNGMIGVVGVNWLSQPSPELNKYVAKVNVLSVKGLNSDKYIAPTQNNIAEETYPLARDLYIINCQGYSGLGIGFASFVGGDIGQRIVLKSGLLPIRVPGRKLIIRNEIIKEKE is encoded by the coding sequence ATGCTTAAGAATAGTAAAATTTTGTTATTAGTAATGTTTGGTTTCTTATTCGTTACTTGTAATCAAAAAGAAAAAGGTAAAGATGAAAAAGAAACGATACTTAAAGGCAGTATGGATATTGCTGTAGATGAAACATTGGTTCCTATTGTTGAAGATCAGGTAGCTGTTTTTGAGGGAACTTATGATGCAAAAATTACTATCAAACCTAAATCTGAAGCTGAAGTTATTAATGATTTATTGAATCAAAAAGCTAGTGTTGCTTTTACAGCACGTGATTTAACCAAAGAAGAGAGAGACGTTTTTAATAAAAAGAAAATAGTACCCAAAGTGTCACCAGTTGCTATAGATGCAATTGCATTTATTTCTAACAAAGGCAATAATGATACTTTAATTGCGTTGAAAACTGTAATTAATTTTATGCAAGGTAAACCCGAATCTAATATTAAAGGCTTAGTCTTTGATAATCCAAACTCGAGTACGTTACGTTATTTAAAATCTTTAGCGGAAATTAAAGATATTCCTAAAGAAGGTGTTTTTTCATTTAAAACAAATGAAGAAGTAATTAAATTCGTTTCCGAAAATAATGGAATGATTGGGGTTGTAGGTGTAAATTGGTTATCACAACCATCTCCAGAATTAAATAAATATGTGGCTAAAGTAAATGTGTTGAGTGTAAAAGGTCTTAATAGTGATAAGTATATTGCTCCAACTCAAAACAACATAGCAGAAGAGACTTATCCTTTGGCACGTGATTTGTATATTATAAATTGTCAAGGTTACTCTGGTTTAGGTATAGGGTTTGCTTCTTTTGTAGGAGGGGATATTGGACAAAGAATAGTCTTAAAATCTGGATTATTGCCAATACGAGTTCCTGGAAGAAAGCTCATTATTAGAAATGAAATTATTAAAGAAAAAGAATAA
- a CDS encoding energy transducer TonB: protein MKLDIIKNQWLDIVFEGRNKIYGAYELRKSNQKTTVRALIIGSIIFSLLIAAPVIANLLPDSKTEEETKDIKITTVKLPPKKEEIKPNLPPPPPPPPKVDQVKFVKPVVAKANEVTEEPPKLVELKEKKIGAETIKGDPDAVLSVEPVGTGTAAVVEEDNQVYSTAGIEVKPEFPGGIEKFYKFVANNYRSPEEEGLKGKVFVTFVVEKDGSLTDIKVLRDIGYGTGAEAIRVLKKCPKWNPGEQNGKKVRVLYSLPITIQTAE from the coding sequence ATGAAATTAGATATTATAAAAAACCAGTGGCTTGATATCGTATTCGAAGGGCGTAACAAGATATATGGTGCATATGAGCTAAGAAAATCTAATCAGAAGACTACGGTAAGAGCACTTATCATAGGATCTATTATTTTTTCACTTCTTATTGCTGCTCCAGTTATCGCGAACCTTTTACCTGATTCTAAAACAGAAGAAGAAACTAAGGATATTAAGATTACCACTGTAAAATTACCTCCTAAGAAAGAGGAAATTAAGCCTAATCTTCCACCTCCACCACCGCCACCTCCAAAAGTGGATCAAGTGAAGTTTGTGAAGCCGGTTGTAGCAAAAGCTAATGAAGTAACTGAAGAGCCACCAAAATTAGTGGAGCTTAAAGAGAAAAAAATTGGTGCTGAAACTATTAAAGGTGATCCAGATGCAGTATTATCTGTTGAACCAGTAGGTACAGGAACAGCTGCAGTAGTTGAAGAAGATAACCAAGTGTATAGCACTGCTGGTATCGAAGTTAAACCAGAATTCCCTGGAGGAATCGAAAAATTCTACAAATTTGTAGCTAATAATTACAGATCTCCAGAAGAAGAAGGTTTAAAAGGTAAAGTTTTTGTAACTTTCGTAGTTGAAAAAGACGGTTCATTAACAGACATTAAAGTTTTAAGAGACATCGGTTACGGAACAGGAGCCGAAGCTATTAGAGTTTTAAAGAAGTGTCCAAAATGGAACCCTGGAGAACAAAATGGTAAAAAAGTTAGAGTACTATACTCTCTTCCTATTACTATTCAAACTGCAGAGTAA
- a CDS encoding ExbD/TolR family protein: MAELNTGDGGGGKGGKVRSKKQNAKVDLTAMVDLAFLLITFFMLTTTLSKPQSMSLGLPDKEKDPNEKNDIKVDENRTMTLMLGADNKLTYYMGLLETPIAGPKEIAYGKDGIRKELLSRKKSVLEYSAGIGKPKNGIIVIIKPTKKSTYKNLVDILDEMAITGVETYAIVNEFSPEEAKLVDKK; the protein is encoded by the coding sequence ATGGCTGAATTAAATACCGGCGACGGTGGAGGCGGAAAAGGTGGTAAAGTAAGAAGTAAAAAGCAAAACGCAAAAGTAGATTTAACTGCGATGGTGGATTTAGCTTTCTTATTAATCACATTCTTTATGCTTACCACTACGTTGTCAAAGCCTCAATCGATGAGCTTGGGGTTGCCAGATAAAGAGAAAGATCCTAATGAAAAGAATGATATAAAAGTTGATGAAAATCGTACTATGACATTAATGTTAGGTGCTGATAATAAGTTAACTTATTATATGGGATTGCTAGAAACTCCTATCGCTGGACCTAAAGAAATTGCTTACGGTAAAGATGGGATTCGTAAAGAATTGTTAAGCAGAAAAAAATCTGTTTTAGAATATTCTGCTGGAATTGGGAAACCAAAAAACGGTATTATTGTGATCATTAAACCGACAAAAAAATCTACCTATAAAAATTTGGTTGATATCTTGGATGAAATGGCTATTACTGGTGTAGAAACCTATGCAATTGTTAATGAGTTTTCACCAGAGGAAGCAAAATTGGTAGATAAAAAATAA
- a CDS encoding ExbD/TolR family protein, translating into MAKIKMKKKSMSTDMTAMCDVAFLLLTFFILTATAKVPEALPVDTPSSTVQTKLPETDLATITIGKGKVFFDLKGREVRKRTLELMSEKYGVAFTDDDKAEFSLMEGFGVPISNLKEIIEMKAADRSKAGQPGIPKDSLDNQLKEWIYNARIANIEVADKELQFAIKGDAKEEYPAIRKVMDILQEQKINTFNLVTGLRGKDF; encoded by the coding sequence ATGGCAAAAATAAAAATGAAAAAAAAGTCAATGTCTACGGACATGACTGCAATGTGTGATGTTGCGTTTCTTTTGTTGACATTCTTTATCTTGACTGCTACTGCAAAAGTGCCTGAGGCACTTCCTGTAGACACACCTTCATCTACTGTACAAACTAAATTACCTGAAACGGATTTAGCTACTATTACAATAGGAAAAGGAAAAGTATTTTTTGATTTAAAAGGAAGAGAAGTTCGTAAAAGAACTTTGGAGCTTATGTCAGAGAAATATGGTGTTGCTTTTACTGATGATGATAAAGCTGAATTCTCTTTAATGGAAGGATTTGGAGTTCCGATTTCAAATCTGAAAGAAATCATTGAAATGAAAGCGGCTGATAGAAGTAAAGCTGGTCAACCTGGTATTCCTAAAGACTCTTTAGATAATCAGTTAAAAGAATGGATTTACAATGCGCGTATTGCAAACATTGAAGTTGCTGATAAAGAATTACAATTCGCTATAAAAGGTGATGCAAAGGAAGAATATCCTGCAATTCGTAAAGTAATGGACATTTTGCAAGAGCAAAAGATCAATACCTTTAACTTGGTTACTGGTTTGAGAGGAAAAGACTTTTAA
- a CDS encoding MotA/TolQ/ExbB proton channel family protein has translation MANVKVKKESTSNGGGMVSGLIIAACIFVGWCIWNFLMGSPSNFEGGTVEGHPLNILGMVYHGGLIVPILLGMLLMVLVFSIERYTVISKAAGKVNLDKFMKNVQGSIKEGNIDAAIAACDKQEGSVANAIKSALIKYQEVKKEGFNSEEASETIHKEIEEVTSLEMPMLEKNMTIISALVSLGTLGGLLGTVSGMIKAFSALAATGTPDQAALANGISEALVNTATGISTSIFAIIAYNFFTSKIDDLTYSIDEAGTTIVNTYRHFRGSLRQ, from the coding sequence ATGGCAAACGTTAAAGTTAAAAAAGAAAGTACTTCAAATGGCGGAGGAATGGTGTCAGGATTGATTATTGCAGCATGTATTTTTGTGGGTTGGTGTATTTGGAATTTCTTAATGGGATCTCCTTCGAATTTTGAAGGTGGTACTGTTGAAGGGCATCCATTAAATATATTAGGTATGGTTTACCATGGTGGTCTTATCGTACCAATTTTGTTAGGTATGTTATTAATGGTTCTTGTTTTCTCTATCGAAAGATATACAGTTATATCTAAAGCAGCTGGAAAAGTAAACTTGGATAAATTCATGAAAAACGTACAAGGAAGTATTAAAGAAGGAAACATTGATGCTGCTATCGCTGCATGTGACAAACAAGAAGGTTCAGTTGCAAATGCAATTAAATCAGCTTTAATTAAATACCAAGAAGTTAAAAAAGAAGGATTTAATAGTGAAGAAGCTTCTGAAACTATCCATAAAGAAATCGAAGAGGTAACTTCATTAGAAATGCCAATGTTAGAGAAAAACATGACAATTATCTCAGCTTTAGTATCTTTAGGTACATTAGGAGGATTGTTAGGAACAGTATCTGGTATGATTAAAGCATTTAGCGCGTTAGCTGCTACAGGTACTCCTGATCAAGCTGCACTTGCAAATGGTATTTCTGAGGCACTTGTAAATACTGCAACTGGTATTAGTACTTCTATCTTTGCTATTATTGCTTACAACTTCTTTACATCTAAAATTGACGACTTAACTTACTCTATTGATGAGGCTGGTACTACTATCGTTAATACTTACAGACATTTCAGAGGAAGTTTAAGACAATAA
- a CDS encoding helicase HerA-like domain-containing protein, which produces MSQKDEFIQSINEGYQTKGENIILGGAIYNGEPLNAHVKIPLKTLNRHGLIAGATGTGKTKTIQVLSEQLSLAGIPVLMMDIKGDFSGIAKEGEEKPFITERHAKIDIPYKTSQFPVELMTLSDQSGVRLRATVSEFGPVLFSRILGLNDTQSGVISVIFKYCDDNKMPLLDLKDIKKVINYITEEGKDEIAASYGKISTATTGTILRKIIELEQQGANIFFGELSFEIDDLMRIDENGKGYVNIIRLTDIQDKPKLFSTFMLSLLAEIYQQMPEKGDVDQPELVIFIDEAHLIFNEASKVLLEQIETIVKLIRSKGVGVYFVTQNPMDVPSGVLAQLGLKIQHALRAFTANDRQAIKKTADNYPTSKYYKTDELLTSLGIGEALVTALNEKGIPTPLVATMMRAPMSRMDVLTESEIQEINQKSKLVKKYSEVIDRESAYEMLTKKISDAEEAASQQEEEKPSKKASNEPSTASVVGKSVLKVVTSATFIRGVFGVLSKMFKK; this is translated from the coding sequence ATGAGCCAAAAAGACGAATTTATTCAAAGTATAAACGAAGGATATCAAACCAAGGGCGAAAATATCATCCTTGGCGGAGCTATCTATAATGGAGAGCCTCTAAATGCACACGTAAAAATACCTTTAAAAACATTAAATCGACACGGTTTAATCGCTGGAGCGACAGGAACTGGTAAAACAAAGACGATTCAGGTACTATCCGAGCAACTTTCTCTTGCCGGAATCCCCGTTTTAATGATGGATATTAAGGGGGATTTTAGTGGTATTGCGAAAGAAGGCGAAGAAAAGCCCTTTATTACTGAGCGTCATGCTAAAATTGATATCCCATATAAAACGTCTCAATTTCCTGTAGAATTAATGACTCTTTCGGACCAAAGTGGCGTGAGATTACGCGCTACTGTTTCTGAATTTGGTCCTGTTTTATTTTCTAGAATACTAGGACTAAACGACACTCAATCTGGTGTTATTTCGGTTATTTTCAAATACTGCGACGACAACAAAATGCCTTTACTCGATTTGAAAGACATTAAAAAGGTCATTAATTATATTACTGAGGAAGGAAAAGATGAAATTGCTGCCAGCTATGGTAAAATATCTACTGCTACCACTGGTACAATTCTGAGAAAAATAATCGAACTTGAACAACAAGGAGCGAATATCTTCTTTGGCGAATTATCATTCGAGATTGACGATCTTATGCGAATTGACGAAAATGGTAAAGGATACGTAAATATTATTCGTTTAACGGATATTCAGGATAAACCTAAATTATTTTCGACTTTTATGCTAAGCCTTCTTGCTGAGATATACCAACAAATGCCTGAAAAGGGAGATGTTGATCAGCCTGAGTTGGTCATTTTTATAGATGAAGCTCATTTAATCTTCAATGAAGCTAGCAAAGTATTACTAGAACAAATTGAGACTATCGTAAAGCTTATTCGTTCAAAAGGAGTTGGGGTTTATTTTGTAACTCAAAACCCAATGGATGTTCCTAGTGGTGTTTTGGCACAATTAGGATTAAAGATCCAGCATGCTTTGAGAGCATTTACTGCAAACGACAGACAAGCTATCAAAAAGACAGCCGATAACTACCCTACTTCTAAATATTACAAAACAGATGAACTCCTTACTAGTTTAGGTATCGGAGAAGCATTGGTAACAGCATTAAACGAAAAAGGGATTCCTACACCTTTAGTAGCGACTATGATGCGCGCTCCTATGAGCAGAATGGACGTACTGACAGAAAGTGAAATTCAGGAAATCAATCAGAAGTCTAAATTAGTGAAAAAGTATAGCGAAGTAATCGACCGTGAAAGCGCTTACGAAATGCTTACAAAAAAAATCAGCGATGCTGAAGAAGCTGCTTCACAACAAGAAGAAGAAAAACCTTCTAAGAAAGCAAGCAATGAGCCAAGCACTGCAAGTGTTGTTGGTAAATCGGTTCTAAAAGTAGTTACAAGTGCTACCTTTATAAGAGGCGTATTTGGCGTTTTATCAAAAATGTTCAAAAAGTAA
- a CDS encoding FAD-dependent oxidoreductase: MQTPLKIAVVGSGLVGSLLAIYLKKEGHEVHVYDRSPDIRKINFSGRSINLAMSNRGWKALDGVGVGDAVREIAIPMDKRAIHLVDKLNFQNYGQEGESIYSISRGTLNRKMIDLAENAGAEFFFDQKIWDVTLSDATLHIGETERGEWEEKKYDMVFGADGAFSRIRHRMQRQSMFNYSQEFLNMGYKELHIPANPDATHKLDKNSFHIWPRGEYMLIALPNLDGSFTCTLFMPFEGANSFASLTDRKQVEDFFEKNFPDSIEVIPKLAEDFFNNPTSTLVTMKCFPWTHNDKIALIGDACHAIVPFYGQGMNAGFEDITVLYEMMLKYGDDWKTIFSEYEISRKPNADAIAELSYRNFMEMSTKTADEKFLLQKKIEKGFSDKHPDKWIPLYSRVTFSERPYAEALAIGDFQNTIMEEVLRMDNIEEIWDSLTVENKILDLLGK; this comes from the coding sequence ATGCAAACTCCACTTAAAATTGCTGTTGTAGGTTCTGGATTAGTTGGCTCATTGTTGGCGATCTACCTTAAAAAGGAAGGGCATGAAGTTCATGTCTATGATCGTAGTCCAGATATTCGTAAAATTAATTTTTCGGGACGATCGATAAATTTAGCTATGTCTAATCGAGGATGGAAAGCACTAGATGGTGTTGGTGTAGGAGATGCTGTTCGTGAAATTGCTATCCCGATGGATAAAAGAGCCATACATTTAGTGGATAAGCTTAATTTTCAGAATTACGGGCAAGAAGGCGAAAGTATTTATTCGATTTCTAGAGGAACGCTGAATAGGAAAATGATTGATTTGGCCGAGAATGCTGGAGCCGAGTTTTTCTTTGACCAAAAAATATGGGATGTTACATTAAGTGATGCGACATTACATATTGGTGAAACAGAAAGAGGAGAGTGGGAAGAAAAAAAATACGATATGGTTTTTGGGGCAGATGGTGCATTCTCAAGAATTCGTCATCGTATGCAACGCCAAAGCATGTTTAATTATTCACAAGAATTTTTGAACATGGGATATAAGGAATTGCATATTCCTGCAAATCCAGATGCAACACATAAATTAGATAAAAACTCTTTTCATATTTGGCCACGAGGTGAATATATGCTTATTGCATTGCCTAATTTAGATGGAAGTTTTACATGTACTTTATTTATGCCTTTTGAAGGAGCAAACTCTTTTGCTTCGTTAACAGATAGAAAACAGGTTGAAGACTTTTTTGAGAAGAACTTCCCAGATTCTATTGAGGTTATACCAAAATTAGCCGAAGATTTCTTTAATAATCCAACAAGTACATTGGTAACGATGAAATGCTTTCCTTGGACGCATAATGATAAAATTGCTTTGATTGGAGATGCTTGTCATGCTATTGTACCGTTTTATGGGCAAGGAATGAATGCAGGTTTTGAAGATATAACAGTTTTATATGAAATGATGCTTAAATACGGAGACGATTGGAAGACCATTTTCTCTGAGTATGAAATTTCACGTAAGCCAAATGCAGATGCTATCGCAGAACTTTCGTATCGAAATTTTATGGAAATGAGCACCAAAACTGCCGATGAAAAATTCCTATTGCAAAAGAAGATAGAAAAAGGTTTTTCAGATAAACATCCTGATAAGTGGATTCCGCTTTACAGTCGCGTTACTTTTAGTGAACGTCCTTATGCGGAAGCATTAGCAATTGGAGATTTTCAGAATACAATAATGGAAGAAGTTTTGAGAATGGATAATATAGAAGAAATTTGGGATAGTCTTACTGTCGAAAATAAAATCCTTGATTTGCTGGGGAAATAG
- a CDS encoding penicillin acylase family protein, whose amino-acid sequence MKKIKKILLVLFLLIIVLGIGLCTYIFHLKPQYEGEVKLKNIQKETTVYFDDFGVPHIYADSQKEAMTVLGYVHAQDRLWQMELMRRIASGRLSEIFGSVMLKNDKFFSGLGIEEASEKAIAQLDKNSQSYQLAMAYLDGINQYMDEGVTPIEFQLVKVKKEKFTIKDVYNIFGYMSFSFAMAQKTDPLLTDIRNKYGDEYLKDFGLNGELNTTQIKSAKEKPEEYAAISKSIASLLDKSPIPPFIGSNSWVISSKKTKNGKVIFANDPHIGFSQPGTWYEAHIVTPDFELYGCYLAGTPYPLLGHNREYAYGLTMFENDDIDFYQEEDKQGDSNEYKTPNGYEKYETRKKTIKVKDSSDVVVNVKISRHGPVMNGLIEDLKNSTKPIAMSWVYTQQPIKILDAVYGISHAKNKNDFKKAVSLIAAPGLNVMYGDAKGNVGWWATGTLYRHNKGVNPNFILDGASGKDDIAEYLDFSKNPSAVNPEWGYVYSANNQPEAIDGFLYPGYYLPEDRAKRITQLLDAKSDWDKEAVSKMIFDNTTIVAPTVVANLISDIQKESLTANEKQALAVLKDWKGTNNLQDVAPTIYNKWVYSYLKNTFEDELGKDGFKDFLGTHLVKQVIAKLLQNENSVWWDNILTKDVKETKSMILIKSFHEAVTALEKQLGANVQDWKWEKVHTVEYHHPLGQVAALRGIFNAGPFATSGSSEVINNQFFDFTDKGVYDVKGGPSTRRVVDFSDVENSWSILPTGQSGNPFSKHYTDQAALYNAGKFRKMKLNKEEIIKTSTKLLFKPE is encoded by the coding sequence ATGAAAAAAATTAAAAAAATACTGCTTGTTTTGTTCCTACTAATTATTGTTTTAGGAATTGGTTTGTGCACTTATATCTTTCATTTAAAGCCTCAATATGAGGGAGAGGTAAAGCTGAAAAATATCCAAAAAGAAACAACGGTATATTTTGATGATTTTGGAGTACCACATATTTATGCCGATTCACAAAAAGAAGCCATGACTGTTTTAGGTTATGTGCATGCTCAAGATCGTTTGTGGCAAATGGAGCTAATGCGACGAATAGCATCTGGACGACTGTCAGAAATTTTCGGTTCTGTAATGCTGAAAAACGACAAGTTCTTTTCTGGTTTAGGAATTGAAGAAGCCTCGGAAAAGGCAATAGCTCAGTTGGATAAAAACAGTCAGAGTTATCAATTAGCAATGGCTTATTTAGATGGGATTAACCAATACATGGATGAAGGCGTAACGCCAATAGAATTTCAATTGGTTAAAGTGAAAAAAGAAAAATTCACGATAAAAGATGTCTATAATATTTTCGGATATATGTCATTTAGTTTTGCGATGGCTCAAAAGACAGATCCTTTATTGACTGATATTCGTAATAAATACGGAGATGAATATTTAAAAGATTTTGGATTAAATGGTGAATTGAATACAACTCAAATAAAAAGTGCAAAAGAGAAGCCAGAAGAATATGCAGCAATTTCAAAATCGATTGCTTCACTTCTTGACAAATCTCCAATTCCGCCTTTTATAGGAAGTAATAGTTGGGTAATTTCTTCTAAGAAGACAAAGAATGGTAAAGTTATTTTTGCCAATGATCCGCATATTGGGTTTTCACAGCCAGGAACTTGGTATGAAGCTCATATCGTAACTCCAGATTTTGAATTGTATGGTTGTTATTTGGCAGGAACTCCATATCCTTTGTTAGGACATAATAGAGAATACGCTTACGGATTGACCATGTTTGAAAATGATGATATCGATTTTTACCAAGAAGAAGACAAACAAGGAGATTCAAACGAATACAAGACACCAAATGGTTATGAAAAATATGAAACCAGAAAGAAAACTATAAAAGTAAAAGATTCATCGGATGTTGTGGTAAATGTAAAAATAAGTCGTCATGGGCCTGTTATGAATGGTTTGATAGAAGATTTAAAGAATAGTACAAAGCCTATTGCAATGTCTTGGGTTTATACACAACAACCTATAAAAATTCTAGATGCCGTTTATGGTATTTCGCACGCTAAAAACAAAAACGATTTCAAAAAAGCAGTTAGTCTTATTGCAGCACCTGGATTAAATGTAATGTATGGTGATGCAAAAGGTAATGTTGGTTGGTGGGCAACAGGAACCTTGTATAGACACAATAAAGGAGTAAATCCTAACTTTATTCTTGATGGTGCAAGTGGTAAAGATGATATTGCAGAATATTTAGATTTCTCCAAAAATCCTTCGGCTGTGAATCCAGAATGGGGTTATGTATATTCAGCAAATAATCAGCCAGAAGCTATCGATGGATTTTTATATCCAGGGTATTATTTACCTGAAGACCGTGCCAAAAGAATTACGCAATTGCTAGATGCAAAATCTGATTGGGATAAAGAAGCAGTTAGTAAAATGATTTTTGACAATACAACAATAGTTGCTCCAACGGTAGTTGCCAATTTAATATCGGACATACAAAAGGAATCGCTTACAGCAAATGAAAAACAAGCATTGGCTGTTCTTAAAGATTGGAAAGGAACAAATAATTTACAAGATGTTGCGCCTACAATTTACAATAAATGGGTGTATTCGTATTTAAAAAACACTTTTGAAGATGAATTAGGGAAGGATGGCTTTAAGGACTTTTTAGGAACTCATCTTGTAAAGCAAGTTATTGCAAAACTATTACAGAATGAAAATTCTGTTTGGTGGGATAATATATTGACTAAGGATGTAAAAGAAACTAAAAGTATGATTTTGATAAAATCATTCCATGAAGCGGTAACTGCATTAGAAAAACAATTGGGAGCTAATGTTCAAGATTGGAAATGGGAAAAAGTACACACGGTAGAATATCATCATCCACTTGGTCAGGTAGCTGCTTTACGCGGAATATTTAACGCTGGGCCTTTTGCAACTTCTGGCTCTTCGGAAGTGATTAATAATCAGTTTTTTGATTTTACAGATAAAGGCGTTTATGATGTAAAGGGTGGTCCGTCGACAAGAAGAGTTGTTGATTTTTCGGATGTAGAAAATAGTTGGAGTATTTTGCCTACTGGACAATCTGGAAATCCTTTCAGTAAACATTATACAGATCAAGCGGCGTTATACAATGCAGGAAAGTTCCGCAAAATGAAATTAAATAAAGAGGAAATTATAAAAACGTCTACTAAGCTACTCTTTAAGCCGGAATAG
- a CDS encoding glycine zipper family protein: protein MKTLYLIVFSFAIFSCQNQGKMDIQKAKQASIDSMKVEIEKQKVIDSMKTEMAKIQEEKEKIQAEAVPQKVVVVNQQAPAAPAPKKKGWSSTAKGAVIGAGVGAVTGAVISKKKGEGAIIGGLAGAGLGAGTGAIIDGKKKKKE, encoded by the coding sequence ATGAAAACATTATATTTAATAGTATTCTCTTTTGCGATTTTTTCTTGTCAAAATCAAGGGAAAATGGATATTCAAAAAGCAAAGCAAGCAAGCATTGATTCAATGAAAGTTGAAATAGAAAAGCAAAAAGTAATTGATTCGATGAAAACTGAAATGGCAAAAATTCAGGAAGAAAAAGAAAAGATTCAAGCAGAAGCAGTGCCTCAAAAAGTAGTTGTTGTAAATCAGCAAGCACCAGCAGCACCAGCACCAAAGAAAAAAGGATGGAGCTCAACTGCAAAAGGAGCTGTAATTGGCGCTGGAGTAGGTGCAGTTACAGGAGCGGTTATTAGTAAGAAAAAAGGAGAAGGTGCAATAATAGGTGGATTGGCAGGTGCTGGTCTAGGCGCTGGAACTGGAGCAATAATAGACGGAAAGAAAAAGAAGAAAGAATAG
- the kynU gene encoding kynureninase, with amino-acid sequence MTFENTREFAQNLDSQDVLNKYQDEFIFPEVNNKKVIYFTGNSLGLQPKRTKAYVDEVMTDWANLAVEGHFYAEKPWWDYQERFAKPLSKIVGALSSEVTVMNTLTVNLHLLMVSFYRPTATRYKIICEEKAFPSDQYMFQSQVHFHGYKTEDAIVEIKRREGEHNIRLEDVLAKIEEVGDELALVLIGGVNYYTGQVFDMKTITAAGHKAGAKVGWDLAHAAGNIKLELHDWNVDFAAWCSYKYMNSGPGNASGCFVHEKHHNNPDLPRFAGWWGHNKERRFKMEPNFDPAHGADGWQISNLPVLSLAPYLASVEMFDEVGMDTLIAKRDTITAYLEFILHEIDKEVKGNFEVITPADPKERASQLSVFLHGEGRSLFDYLMKNGVITDWREPNVIRLAPVPLYCSFEDMYDFGQILKKGILE; translated from the coding sequence ATGACTTTCGAAAACACCCGAGAATTTGCTCAAAATCTTGATTCACAAGATGTATTAAATAAATATCAGGATGAATTTATTTTTCCTGAAGTGAATAATAAAAAGGTTATTTATTTTACTGGAAATTCTTTAGGACTACAGCCTAAAAGAACAAAAGCTTACGTTGATGAAGTAATGACAGATTGGGCAAATCTAGCCGTTGAAGGTCATTTTTATGCCGAAAAACCATGGTGGGATTATCAAGAACGTTTCGCTAAACCGCTTAGTAAGATTGTGGGTGCTTTGTCAAGTGAAGTTACCGTGATGAATACATTAACAGTAAACCTTCATTTACTGATGGTTTCTTTCTATAGACCAACGGCAACCAGATATAAAATTATTTGTGAAGAGAAAGCATTCCCTTCAGATCAATACATGTTTCAGAGTCAAGTACATTTTCATGGTTATAAAACAGAAGATGCAATTGTCGAGATTAAGCGCCGTGAAGGAGAACATAATATTCGTTTAGAAGATGTTCTTGCAAAGATTGAAGAAGTTGGAGACGAGCTGGCTTTAGTGTTAATAGGCGGAGTAAATTATTATACAGGACAAGTCTTTGATATGAAAACCATTACTGCAGCAGGACATAAAGCAGGAGCCAAAGTAGGTTGGGATTTAGCTCATGCAGCAGGAAATATAAAATTAGAATTACACGATTGGAATGTTGATTTCGCAGCTTGGTGTAGTTATAAATACATGAACTCAGGGCCAGGAAATGCATCTGGTTGCTTTGTGCATGAAAAACATCATAATAATCCAGATTTGCCACGTTTTGCAGGTTGGTGGGGACACAATAAAGAACGTCGTTTTAAAATGGAACCTAATTTTGATCCAGCTCATGGAGCAGATGGTTGGCAGATAAGTAATTTACCAGTACTATCTTTAGCGCCTTATCTTGCATCAGTAGAAATGTTTGATGAAGTAGGAATGGATACCTTAATTGCAAAAAGAGATACCATAACAGCTTATTTAGAGTTTATTCTACATGAAATAGACAAAGAAGTAAAAGGAAATTTTGAAGTTATTACTCCAGCAGATCCTAAAGAAAGAGCTTCGCAATTATCTGTATTTTTACATGGAGAAGGACGTAGCTTATTTGACTATTTAATGAAAAATGGAGTTATCACCGATTGGCGAGAACCAAACGTTATTCGTTTAGCACCAGTTCCTTTGTATTGTTCTTTTGAAGACATGTATGATTTTGGGCAAATTCTGAAAAAAGGAATATTAGAGTAA